The following are from one region of the Microbacterium sp. cx-55 genome:
- the nhaA gene encoding Na+/H+ antiporter NhaA encodes MGTPKRGLADPDRRAAALMLAATVLAIVWANSPWGDGYEHLWSMPVTIGIGDMQLHSTLHSLVNDGLMTLFFFLVGLEVKRELTIGELTDRTRALVPITAAIAGLIVPAAIFALITASSGNAQAWGVVISTDTAFLIGALAIIGPKFPARLRTFLLTLAVVDDIGALLAIGLFYSSGIDPTPFIVAILLMAAIAAVRFLPFGRGFSYGVLGIALWVATLLSGIHPTLAGVAIALLIPVFPPRRADVERTAELSRAFRESPNTVYAAAVSRSLRESLSINERIDAAWRPYISFGVLPIFALANAGVHLDPATLATAISSPVTWGVIIALVAGKFIGITGATWALRAAGKGQLAPGLGMQRIAGGAALSGIGFTIALFLVPIAIPDEETQDLARVGILVASVLAFGLGWAIIAIGDRIRPPMAVGATLNRPVDPTRDHIKGPVDAEFTIVEYGDFECPYCGRATGSIDEVFAYFGTRLRWVWRHLPLDQPHPHAQQAAQAYEAASRQGRFIDMSRKLFAHQLDLETDDLFRYAEEIGLDMDRFAEDFRSPQTLRRIQDDRLDAELMDLHSTPTFFIGSHRHRGPWDSANLIRALEASAPSPSPAPR; translated from the coding sequence ATGGGCACCCCTAAACGAGGACTCGCGGATCCCGACCGGCGCGCGGCGGCGCTCATGCTCGCCGCGACCGTGCTGGCGATCGTGTGGGCGAACTCTCCCTGGGGAGACGGCTACGAGCACCTGTGGTCCATGCCGGTCACGATCGGCATCGGCGACATGCAGCTGCACTCGACGCTGCATTCGCTGGTCAACGACGGCTTGATGACGCTCTTCTTCTTCCTGGTCGGACTCGAGGTGAAACGCGAGCTCACGATCGGGGAGCTCACCGACCGCACCCGCGCACTCGTGCCCATCACCGCGGCGATCGCCGGGCTCATCGTGCCCGCGGCGATCTTCGCGCTCATCACCGCTTCCTCCGGCAACGCCCAGGCGTGGGGTGTCGTGATCTCCACCGACACGGCGTTCCTCATCGGCGCGCTCGCCATCATTGGGCCGAAGTTCCCGGCGCGCCTTCGCACGTTCCTGCTGACCCTCGCGGTCGTCGATGACATCGGCGCGCTCCTCGCCATCGGCCTCTTCTACAGCAGCGGCATCGACCCGACGCCGTTCATCGTGGCGATCCTGCTCATGGCCGCGATCGCGGCCGTCCGCTTCCTGCCGTTCGGCCGAGGCTTCTCCTACGGCGTTCTCGGCATCGCGCTCTGGGTCGCGACCCTGCTGTCGGGAATCCACCCGACCCTCGCCGGCGTGGCGATCGCCCTCCTCATCCCCGTCTTCCCGCCGCGGCGCGCCGACGTCGAGCGCACCGCCGAGCTCTCCCGCGCCTTCCGCGAATCACCCAACACGGTCTACGCCGCGGCGGTGTCACGCAGCCTTCGCGAGTCGCTGTCCATCAACGAACGGATCGACGCCGCCTGGCGCCCCTACATCTCGTTCGGCGTGCTGCCGATCTTCGCGCTCGCGAATGCCGGCGTGCACCTCGACCCGGCGACACTCGCGACCGCGATCTCGAGCCCCGTCACCTGGGGCGTCATCATCGCCCTCGTCGCCGGCAAGTTCATCGGGATCACCGGCGCGACCTGGGCCCTCCGAGCGGCCGGCAAGGGCCAACTCGCCCCGGGGCTCGGGATGCAGCGGATCGCCGGCGGCGCCGCCCTCTCGGGCATCGGTTTCACGATCGCTCTCTTCCTCGTGCCCATCGCGATCCCGGATGAGGAGACTCAGGACCTGGCGCGTGTCGGCATCCTGGTCGCCTCGGTGCTCGCGTTCGGCCTGGGCTGGGCGATCATCGCCATCGGCGACCGCATCCGCCCCCCGATGGCCGTCGGGGCCACCCTGAATCGCCCGGTCGATCCGACCCGCGACCACATCAAGGGGCCCGTGGATGCGGAGTTCACGATCGTCGAGTACGGCGACTTCGAATGCCCGTACTGCGGGCGCGCGACAGGGTCGATCGACGAGGTCTTCGCGTACTTCGGCACGCGGCTGAGGTGGGTCTGGCGGCACCTTCCGCTCGATCAGCCGCACCCGCACGCCCAGCAGGCGGCGCAGGCCTACGAAGCCGCCTCCCGCCAGGGGCGCTTCATCGACATGTCGAGGAAGCTCTTCGCGCACCAGCTCGACCTGGAGACGGACGACCTGTTCCGTTACGCGGAGGAGATCGGACTCGACATGGACCGGTTCGCCGAGGACTTCCGCTCACCCCAGACGCTGCGCCGCATCCAGGATGACCGGCTGGACGCCGAACTGATGGATCTGCATTCGACGCCGACGTTCTTCATCGGCAGCCACCGTCACCGCGGGCCCTGGGACTCCGCGAACCTCATCCGCGCCCTGGAGGCGTCCGCCCCGTCGCCCTCCCCCGCGCCCCGCTGA
- a CDS encoding isochorismatase family protein, with amino-acid sequence MSKALFIVDVQNDFTERGALGVTGGDAVAERISQYVSDHAADYAIIVASRDWHDGENDNGGHFAAEPDFVDTWPVHCVGGTFGAEYDEVFDTSRVTHHLKKGQGKPAYSLFEGTSDDGRTATQILAEHGILDIDVVGIATDYCVRASALDAIAAGRHVRVFTDLIAGVHPDSSEKALAEIAHAGAELRPSTL; translated from the coding sequence ATGAGCAAAGCGCTGTTCATCGTCGACGTCCAGAACGATTTCACCGAACGCGGAGCCCTCGGGGTGACCGGTGGCGACGCCGTGGCCGAGCGCATCTCACAGTACGTGAGCGATCACGCGGCCGACTACGCGATCATCGTGGCCTCGCGCGACTGGCACGACGGCGAGAACGACAACGGCGGGCACTTCGCGGCCGAACCCGACTTCGTCGACACCTGGCCCGTGCACTGCGTCGGGGGCACCTTCGGCGCGGAGTACGACGAGGTCTTCGACACCTCGCGGGTGACGCACCACCTGAAGAAGGGGCAGGGCAAGCCCGCGTACTCGCTGTTCGAGGGAACATCGGACGACGGGCGGACCGCGACCCAGATCCTCGCCGAGCACGGCATCCTCGACATCGACGTGGTCGGCATCGCCACGGACTACTGCGTTCGCGCGTCGGCTCTCGATGCGATCGCCGCCGGCCGGCACGTGCGGGTCTTCACGGATCTCATCGCCGGCGTGCATCCCGACTCGAGCGAGAAAGCGCTCGCCGAGATCGCGCACGCGGGCGCCGAGTTGCGCCCCTCCACCCTCTGA
- a CDS encoding MMPL family transporter, whose translation MASSSPSGSAPSRWLRLGIPVLLVLIWVAGGSIGGPYFGKVDEVSTNDQSSFLPQSAAATQVNERLTDFLGDDSIPAVVVIEGGAALDDAQLADLQTVADDIASLGGVLDGVSPPIASDDGNAAQIFVPVDSSGEVREIVESIREILRSDLPAGLEGWVTGPAGFTADLTEGFLGIDGLLLLVALGAVFVILIIVYRSPLLPVLVLMTSLFALCVALLTVWWLAKAEIFVLNGQVQGILFILVIGAATDYALLYVARYREAIAAGARRWEATVRSWRGAFEPILASGGTVIAGLLCLLLSDLASNRALGPIAAIGIAFAMLSALTFLPALLALVGRAAFWPFIPKAPAAEVSDDADRPVRGLWPRVARFVARHARPVWIISTIVLLVGTAGITQLKADGVPSSDLVLGASEARDGQDVLAAHFPAGSGSPVYVLVKEADVADAATVLTDADGIDSVSVASVDAPSGQAAVTVTDGALVLAAAGPPGTPTPTPTVSNGDVLLTATLTDAADSLAAEDSIRDLRATLDADLGAGTALVGGQTAIDLDTNDTSIRDRTVIIPTILAVVLVILMLLLRSVLAPVLLIVSTVVSFGTAMGVSALVFNNVFGFPGADPAVPLYGFVFLVALGIDYNIFLMSRVREESLRHGTRIGIRRGLVSTGGVITSAGLVLAATFAALGVIPILFLAQLAFIVAFGVLLDTFIVRSLLVPALAYDIGRAIWWPSKLWRAGPEVDGYRGPGGPQSVGADADADSSGATVTRAEYRRTLEP comes from the coding sequence ATGGCTTCGTCTTCTCCGAGCGGTTCCGCTCCCTCGCGCTGGTTGCGTCTCGGCATCCCGGTGCTGCTCGTGCTGATCTGGGTCGCGGGCGGCTCGATCGGCGGCCCGTACTTCGGCAAGGTCGACGAGGTCTCCACGAACGACCAGTCCTCGTTCCTGCCGCAGAGCGCGGCGGCCACGCAGGTGAACGAGCGGCTCACCGACTTCCTCGGTGATGACAGCATCCCGGCGGTCGTGGTCATCGAGGGCGGTGCGGCGCTCGATGACGCGCAGCTCGCCGACCTGCAGACCGTGGCCGACGACATCGCGAGCCTCGGCGGAGTGCTCGATGGTGTGTCCCCGCCGATCGCCTCCGACGACGGCAACGCCGCGCAGATTTTCGTGCCGGTGGACAGCTCCGGCGAAGTACGGGAGATCGTGGAGTCGATCCGGGAGATTCTGCGGAGCGACCTGCCGGCCGGGCTCGAGGGGTGGGTGACGGGTCCCGCGGGCTTCACCGCGGACCTGACCGAGGGGTTCCTCGGGATCGACGGGCTCCTGCTCCTGGTGGCGCTCGGAGCGGTCTTCGTGATTCTGATCATCGTCTACCGGTCGCCGCTTCTGCCGGTGCTCGTGCTGATGACCTCGCTGTTCGCGCTCTGCGTCGCGCTTCTGACGGTGTGGTGGCTCGCGAAGGCCGAGATCTTCGTGCTGAACGGACAGGTGCAGGGCATCCTGTTCATCCTCGTGATCGGTGCCGCGACGGACTACGCGCTGCTCTACGTGGCCCGATATCGGGAGGCGATCGCGGCCGGTGCGCGGCGATGGGAGGCGACCGTGCGCTCGTGGCGCGGCGCTTTCGAGCCGATCCTCGCCTCCGGTGGCACCGTGATCGCGGGTCTGCTCTGCCTGCTCCTGTCGGACCTCGCGAGCAACCGCGCGCTCGGCCCGATCGCCGCCATCGGCATCGCCTTCGCGATGCTCTCGGCGCTGACATTCCTGCCGGCGCTTCTCGCCCTCGTCGGGCGCGCGGCATTCTGGCCCTTCATCCCGAAGGCGCCGGCCGCGGAGGTCTCCGATGATGCGGACCGGCCCGTGCGCGGACTCTGGCCGCGCGTGGCGCGCTTCGTCGCGCGCCACGCCCGACCGGTGTGGATCATCAGCACGATCGTGCTGCTCGTCGGCACCGCCGGGATCACGCAGCTCAAGGCCGACGGCGTTCCCTCGAGCGACCTGGTGCTCGGGGCGTCGGAGGCGCGTGACGGACAGGACGTGCTCGCTGCCCACTTCCCCGCCGGGTCCGGGAGCCCGGTCTACGTGCTGGTCAAGGAGGCGGACGTCGCCGATGCGGCGACCGTGCTGACGGATGCGGACGGCATCGACAGTGTGTCGGTCGCTTCCGTCGATGCGCCGAGCGGCCAAGCGGCCGTGACCGTGACGGATGGTGCTCTCGTGCTCGCCGCCGCGGGCCCGCCGGGAACGCCCACCCCGACGCCGACCGTCTCGAACGGCGACGTGTTGCTGACTGCGACGTTGACGGACGCCGCGGATTCGCTGGCGGCCGAAGACAGCATCCGGGACCTCCGGGCGACGCTCGACGCGGACCTCGGCGCAGGCACCGCGCTGGTCGGTGGGCAGACTGCCATCGACCTCGACACGAACGACACGTCGATCCGTGACCGCACGGTCATCATCCCGACGATCCTCGCGGTGGTGCTGGTCATTCTCATGCTGCTGCTGCGGTCCGTGCTGGCGCCGGTGCTGCTCATCGTCAGCACCGTGGTCTCTTTCGGTACCGCGATGGGAGTGAGTGCGCTCGTCTTCAACAACGTGTTCGGTTTCCCCGGCGCTGACCCTGCGGTGCCGCTCTACGGCTTCGTGTTCCTCGTGGCGCTCGGCATCGACTACAACATCTTCCTGATGTCGCGGGTGCGCGAGGAGTCGCTGCGACACGGCACGCGGATCGGCATCCGGCGCGGTCTGGTCTCGACGGGCGGAGTCATCACGTCGGCGGGTCTCGTGCTGGCGGCGACGTTCGCCGCGCTCGGCGTCATCCCGATCCTGTTCCTCGCGCAGCTCGCATTCATTGTGGCGTTCGGTGTGCTGCTCGACACGTTCATCGTGCGCTCGCTGCTCGTACCCGCGCTCGCCTACGACATCGGTCGTGCCATCTGGTGGCCCTCGAAACTGTGGCGAGCGGGCCCCGAGGTCGACGGATACCGCGGTCCCGGCGGGCCGCAGAGCGTGGGCGCTGACGCGGACGCCGATTCGTCGGGGGCGACGGTGACCCGGGCGGAGTACCGGCGTACGCTCGAACCATGA
- a CDS encoding alpha/beta hydrolase: protein MTRTSRTIRGVFIAVVAAASVALAGCSFIPDSPTRPSTSAEPDVSGVEEALIPFYSQDLAWEDCGGTFDCTTVRAPLDWNEPDAGDIELSVVRQRATDGEPQGSLLTNPGGPGASGVDLIQGSIDFAVGEALQADYDIIGFDPRGVGRSTAVKCYDARDMDAYLFDIPAGTRGSAQWTDELTQRSAQFAAACDENSDGILPFITTVQSARDMDLLRGVLGDEKLNYLGYSYGTFLGATYADLYPDRVGRLVLDGALDPQASSLEVSTTQGVGFESALRSYMADCLGGSDCPFAGTVDDAMADLGTLLASVDRTPLANDDGRQLGADSLLTAIIAALYSQDSWPYLTTALSSALQGQAGPAFQLADFYYARSGGTYSDNSTEAFTAYNCMDYPADNADHQAAAEALLAEKAPTVAPYWGTTDGCASWPAEATGTRTALTADGAAPIVVVGTTGDPATPYEWSVALADQLSSGVLITRVGEGHTGYNKGNACVDDAVEKYFTDGTVPTDGLRCE, encoded by the coding sequence ATGACCCGCACCTCCCGCACGATCCGCGGTGTGTTCATCGCGGTGGTCGCCGCCGCATCCGTCGCCCTCGCGGGGTGCTCGTTCATCCCGGACTCCCCGACGCGGCCGAGCACGAGCGCGGAGCCCGACGTGTCGGGCGTCGAGGAAGCGCTGATCCCGTTCTACAGCCAGGATCTCGCCTGGGAGGACTGCGGGGGCACCTTCGACTGCACGACGGTGCGCGCACCCCTCGACTGGAACGAGCCCGACGCGGGTGACATCGAGCTCTCCGTCGTGCGCCAGCGGGCCACGGACGGCGAGCCCCAGGGATCCCTGCTCACCAACCCGGGCGGCCCGGGCGCGAGCGGTGTCGACCTGATCCAGGGGTCGATCGACTTCGCCGTCGGCGAGGCGCTGCAGGCCGACTACGACATCATCGGGTTCGACCCGCGCGGGGTCGGGCGGTCGACCGCGGTGAAGTGCTACGACGCGCGCGACATGGACGCGTACCTCTTCGACATCCCCGCGGGAACCCGGGGGAGCGCGCAGTGGACGGATGAGCTGACCCAGCGCAGCGCCCAGTTCGCGGCGGCGTGCGACGAGAACAGCGATGGCATCCTCCCGTTCATCACGACGGTGCAGTCGGCGCGCGACATGGACCTGCTGCGCGGGGTGCTCGGCGACGAGAAGCTCAACTACCTCGGCTACTCGTACGGAACGTTCCTCGGTGCGACCTATGCCGACCTGTACCCCGACCGCGTCGGCCGCCTCGTGCTCGACGGTGCGCTCGACCCGCAGGCCAGCTCGCTCGAGGTCTCGACCACGCAGGGCGTCGGGTTCGAATCGGCGCTGCGCAGCTACATGGCCGACTGCCTGGGCGGCAGCGACTGCCCGTTCGCCGGAACGGTCGATGACGCCATGGCCGACCTCGGCACGCTCCTCGCGAGCGTGGATCGCACTCCGCTCGCCAACGACGACGGCCGCCAGCTCGGTGCCGACTCGTTGCTCACCGCGATCATCGCTGCCCTCTACTCGCAGGACAGCTGGCCCTACTTGACCACGGCGCTCAGCAGCGCGCTGCAGGGTCAGGCCGGTCCGGCGTTCCAGCTCGCCGACTTCTACTACGCCCGCTCCGGGGGAACCTACTCCGACAACTCCACCGAGGCGTTCACGGCCTACAACTGCATGGACTACCCGGCCGACAACGCCGACCACCAGGCGGCTGCGGAGGCGCTGCTCGCCGAGAAGGCGCCGACGGTCGCACCGTACTGGGGCACGACCGACGGCTGCGCCTCGTGGCCGGCAGAAGCCACCGGCACGCGCACCGCGCTGACCGCCGACGGTGCGGCCCCGATCGTGGTGGTCGGAACGACCGGCGACCCGGCGACGCCCTACGAGTGGTCGGTGGCACTCGCCGACCAGCTGTCGTCGGGCGTGCTCATCACCCGCGTCGGTGAGGGGCACACCGGCTACAACAAGGGCAACGCGTGTGTCGACGACGCGGTGGAGAAGTACTTCACCGACGGCACCGTGCCGACGGACGGCCTGCGCTGCGAATGA
- a CDS encoding DNA polymerase III subunit delta': METAPATFPWEDVWGQDDAVRMLRAAADDPSQMTHAWLITGPPGSGRSTLAYAFAASLIAEPGDEPAMRQVLARSHPDLTALRTEQVIIRIEEARKLVERAYFSPSLGRYRVIVVEDADRMAERTSNVLLKALEEPPERTVWVLCAPSDADLLPTIRSRVRTVRLKEPEVDDVARLIAARTGVDPAIAAQSARHAQRHIGMAQRLATDADARARRDDTLRAVLAVRGVGDAVEAATRIVQAAGDDAKAITALRDEAERSDLLRMVGVAPGAAVPPAVRAQVNALADEQKRRATRSLRDGIDRVLTDLQSMFRDVIMLQYGRADDLINTELDDDLRALAAAWSPARTLLVLDEIALTRRNVERNAAPALAIESLLVAVATGRTSS, encoded by the coding sequence ATGGAAACTGCGCCCGCCACCTTCCCCTGGGAAGACGTGTGGGGGCAGGACGACGCCGTGCGGATGCTGCGCGCCGCGGCCGATGATCCGTCGCAGATGACGCACGCCTGGCTGATCACGGGGCCGCCCGGGTCGGGTCGGTCGACGCTCGCCTACGCGTTCGCCGCGTCGCTGATCGCGGAGCCCGGCGACGAGCCGGCGATGCGTCAGGTGCTCGCCCGGTCGCATCCCGACCTGACGGCTCTGCGCACCGAGCAGGTCATCATCCGCATCGAAGAGGCCCGCAAACTCGTCGAACGGGCGTACTTCTCGCCGTCGCTCGGGCGCTACCGGGTGATCGTCGTCGAAGACGCCGATCGTATGGCCGAACGCACCTCCAACGTGCTGCTGAAAGCGCTCGAAGAACCTCCCGAGCGCACCGTGTGGGTGCTCTGCGCGCCGAGCGACGCCGACCTGCTGCCGACGATCCGTTCCCGCGTGCGCACCGTGCGCCTGAAGGAGCCCGAGGTCGACGACGTCGCCCGCCTGATCGCTGCCCGGACGGGAGTCGACCCGGCGATCGCTGCGCAGTCCGCGCGGCACGCGCAGCGCCACATCGGGATGGCGCAGCGGCTGGCCACGGATGCCGACGCCCGCGCCCGGCGCGACGACACGCTGCGTGCCGTGCTGGCCGTCCGGGGCGTCGGCGACGCCGTGGAGGCGGCGACCCGGATCGTGCAGGCCGCCGGCGACGATGCCAAGGCCATCACCGCCCTGCGCGACGAAGCCGAGCGCTCCGATCTTCTCCGGATGGTGGGGGTCGCCCCGGGCGCCGCGGTTCCCCCCGCGGTCCGTGCGCAAGTGAACGCCCTCGCCGATGAGCAGAAACGCCGCGCGACGCGCAGCCTCCGCGACGGGATCGACCGGGTGCTCACCGATCTGCAGTCGATGTTCCGCGACGTCATCATGCTCCAGTACGGCCGCGCGGACGACCTCATCAACACCGAGCTCGACGACGACCTCCGCGCGCTCGCCGCCGCGTGGTCGCCCGCGCGCACCCTGCTCGTGCTCGATGAGATCGCCCTCACTCGGCGCAACGTCGAACGCAACGCCGCGCCCGCCCTCGCCATCGAAAGCCTGCTCGTCGCCGTCGCCACCGGAAGGACCTCCTCATGA
- the tmk gene encoding dTMP kinase has protein sequence MSSAPGLWVTFEGGDGSGKTTQAALLEQWLTDAGRTVTRTREPGGTEVGVLIRDIVLHHRGEIASRAEALLYAADRAHHIETLVRPALARGEVVIQDRYLDSSVAYQGAGRVLDPAEIRSLSLWATGDALPELTVLLDLAPDAARRRLDAADKPFDRLEAEKADFHERVRAAFLALAAEEPDRFLIVDAALPPAEIADVIRQRIAPHLA, from the coding sequence GTGAGCAGCGCGCCCGGCCTCTGGGTGACGTTCGAGGGCGGAGACGGCTCGGGCAAGACCACCCAGGCCGCCCTCCTCGAGCAGTGGCTCACGGATGCGGGGCGCACGGTGACCCGCACCCGCGAACCCGGCGGAACCGAGGTGGGCGTCCTCATCCGTGACATCGTCCTGCACCACCGGGGCGAGATCGCGTCTCGCGCGGAAGCACTGCTCTACGCCGCCGACCGCGCGCACCACATCGAGACCCTGGTGCGCCCGGCGCTCGCGCGCGGCGAGGTCGTCATCCAGGACCGATATCTCGACTCGTCGGTCGCGTACCAGGGTGCCGGGCGCGTGCTCGACCCCGCCGAGATCCGTTCGTTGTCGCTGTGGGCGACCGGAGATGCGCTGCCCGAACTGACCGTCCTGCTCGATCTCGCCCCGGATGCGGCACGTCGCCGACTCGACGCGGCAGACAAGCCCTTCGATCGTCTCGAGGCGGAGAAGGCGGACTTCCACGAGCGCGTGCGCGCGGCTTTTCTCGCGCTCGCCGCCGAGGAGCCCGATCGATTCCTGATCGTCGACGCGGCACTCCCGCCGGCCGAGATCGCCGACGTCATCCGTCAGCGGATCGCTCCACACCTCGCTTGA
- the topA gene encoding type I DNA topoisomerase, which translates to MAQGAKAKTGQGKKLVIVESPTKMTSIQGYLGDAYEVLSSVGHIRDLASKKDIPAEKKTAYGKYSIDVDNGFDPFYVVNDRKTKTVTELKRALKDADEVLLATDEDREGEAIAWHLLEVLKPKVPVKRMVFHEITADAIRAAAENTRELDLALVDAQETRRVLDRLYGWDVSPVLWRKVGSGREGTALSAGRVQSAATRMVVERERERMAFVSASYWDIEALAAKGESAFTARLARIDGAPLARGTDFDDRGTLKKAVIVLSETEARALAAAIETTGEFTVASVESKPGTRSPKAPFTTSTLQQEAGRKLSMSAKHTMSVAQRLYEKGYITYMRTDSTSLSKQAITAAREQAVSLYGDRAVPANPRTHASKSKNAQEAHEAIRPSGEHFRTPASISSELDRDEQRVYDLIWKRTVASQMSDAKYETTTVTLALTADGKAVEFTASGTVYTFKGFLEAYEEGRDEKRADADKADDQSLPAMAVGDTLAAKDVEPKGHSTSPKPRYTEASLVKALEERGIGRPSTFASIIDVILDRGYVSKRGQALVPSWLAFSVVRLLEEHFADLVDYDFTAALEDDLDAIARGEQRREQWLRDFYFGSENHVGLRHIVENLGDIDARELNSTRITDTATLRFGKYGPYLEVTESDDPEAKPRIVNVPEELAPDELTPEKAQELIDAPVAGDRVLGENPGNGKLVVVKDGRFGPYVQEVEPTDPDAVDESTGEVVEAPKKRGAKKEVAPKPRTASLFKSMSVDTVDLETALRLLDLPRVVGVDPATEEEITAQNGRYGPYLKKGTDSRSLDSEQQIFDVTLEQALEIYAQPKYGARRASSALKEFDADPVSGKPIKIKDGRFGAYVTDGETNATIPRGETVEDVDFERAKQLLADKRAKGPAPKRTAAKKTTTRKPAAKK; encoded by the coding sequence TTGGCACAGGGCGCGAAGGCGAAGACCGGTCAGGGCAAGAAGCTCGTGATCGTCGAGTCGCCGACGAAGATGACCTCCATCCAGGGCTACCTGGGTGATGCGTACGAGGTGTTGAGCTCTGTCGGCCACATCCGTGATCTGGCGAGCAAGAAAGACATCCCGGCGGAGAAGAAGACCGCGTACGGCAAGTACTCGATCGACGTCGACAACGGCTTCGATCCCTTCTACGTGGTCAACGACCGCAAGACGAAGACGGTCACCGAACTCAAGCGGGCGCTCAAGGATGCCGACGAGGTCCTGCTCGCCACCGATGAAGACCGCGAAGGCGAAGCGATCGCGTGGCACCTGCTCGAGGTCCTGAAGCCCAAGGTCCCCGTCAAGCGCATGGTCTTCCACGAGATCACCGCGGATGCCATCCGTGCCGCCGCCGAGAACACCCGCGAACTCGACCTCGCCCTCGTCGACGCGCAGGAGACCCGTCGCGTGCTCGACCGCCTCTACGGGTGGGACGTCTCGCCGGTGCTGTGGCGCAAGGTCGGCAGCGGTCGCGAAGGCACGGCGCTGAGTGCCGGCCGCGTGCAGTCCGCCGCGACCCGCATGGTCGTCGAACGTGAACGCGAGCGGATGGCGTTCGTCTCCGCCAGTTACTGGGACATCGAGGCTCTCGCCGCCAAGGGCGAATCCGCGTTCACCGCGCGGCTGGCGCGTATCGATGGCGCACCGCTCGCCCGCGGCACCGACTTCGATGACCGCGGCACGCTGAAGAAGGCCGTCATCGTGCTGTCCGAGACCGAGGCGCGCGCTCTCGCCGCCGCGATCGAGACGACCGGTGAGTTCACGGTCGCCAGCGTCGAATCCAAGCCCGGTACCCGCAGCCCCAAAGCCCCCTTCACGACCTCCACCCTCCAGCAGGAGGCGGGGCGCAAGCTCTCGATGAGCGCCAAGCACACGATGAGTGTCGCCCAGCGTCTCTACGAGAAGGGGTACATCACTTATATGCGCACCGACTCGACGTCGCTGTCGAAGCAGGCCATCACAGCGGCGCGCGAGCAGGCCGTGTCGCTGTACGGCGACCGCGCCGTGCCCGCGAACCCCCGCACGCACGCCAGCAAGAGCAAGAACGCGCAGGAAGCGCACGAGGCGATTCGTCCGTCGGGAGAGCACTTCCGCACCCCGGCATCGATCTCGTCCGAGCTCGACCGCGACGAGCAGCGCGTCTACGACCTCATCTGGAAGCGCACGGTCGCCAGCCAGATGTCGGACGCCAAGTACGAGACGACGACCGTCACCCTGGCGCTCACCGCCGACGGCAAGGCCGTCGAGTTCACCGCATCCGGCACCGTGTACACCTTCAAGGGCTTCCTCGAGGCGTACGAAGAGGGTCGCGACGAGAAGCGCGCCGACGCCGACAAGGCCGACGACCAGTCGCTTCCCGCGATGGCGGTCGGCGACACGCTCGCCGCGAAGGACGTCGAGCCGAAGGGCCACAGCACCTCCCCGAAGCCGCGCTACACCGAAGCGAGCCTCGTGAAGGCGCTCGAAGAGCGCGGCATCGGCCGCCCCTCGACGTTCGCCAGCATCATCGACGTGATCCTCGACCGCGGCTACGTGAGCAAGCGCGGCCAGGCGCTCGTGCCGAGCTGGCTGGCCTTCAGCGTGGTGCGTCTTCTCGAAGAGCACTTCGCCGACCTCGTCGACTACGACTTCACGGCCGCGCTCGAAGACGACCTCGACGCGATCGCCCGGGGTGAGCAGCGTCGGGAGCAGTGGCTCCGCGACTTCTACTTCGGGTCCGAGAACCACGTCGGTCTTCGTCACATCGTCGAGAACCTCGGCGACATCGATGCGCGCGAGCTCAACTCGACGCGCATCACCGACACGGCGACGCTCCGGTTCGGCAAGTACGGCCCGTACCTCGAGGTCACCGAATCCGATGACCCCGAGGCGAAGCCGCGCATCGTGAACGTGCCGGAAGAGCTGGCGCCCGACGAACTGACGCCCGAGAAGGCGCAGGAGCTCATCGATGCTCCCGTGGCGGGTGACCGCGTGCTGGGGGAGAACCCCGGCAACGGCAAGCTCGTCGTCGTCAAGGACGGCCGCTTCGGTCCGTACGTCCAAGAGGTCGAACCGACCGATCCGGATGCGGTCGACGAATCGACCGGCGAGGTCGTCGAGGCCCCGAAGAAGCGCGGTGCCAAGAAGGAAGTCGCCCCGAAGCCCCGTACGGCGTCGCTGTTCAAGAGCATGTCGGTCGACACCGTCGACCTCGAAACCGCGCTCCGGCTCCTCGACCTGCCGCGCGTGGTCGGGGTCGACCCGGCGACGGAAGAAGAGATCACCGCGCAGAACGGCCGGTATGGTCCGTACCTGAAGAAGGGCACTGACTCGCGCTCGCTCGACAGCGAGCAGCAGATCTTCGACGTGACCCTCGAGCAGGCGCTCGAGATCTACGCGCAGCCCAAGTACGGCGCGCGGCGCGCATCGAGTGCGCTCAAGGAGTTCGACGCCGATCCGGTCAGCGGAAAGCCGATCAAGATCAAGGACGGCCGGTTCGGCGCCTACGTCACCGACGGTGAGACGAACGCGACGATCCCGCGCGGGGAGACCGTCGAGGACGTCGACTTCGAGCGCGCGAAGCAGTTGCTCGCCGACAAGCGTGCGAAGGGCCCGGCGCCCAAGCGCACGGCGGCGAAGAAGACCACGACCCGCAAGCCCGCCGCGAAGAAGTGA